The sequence CGACCCCTGAGGAGACTTATAAAATTCTTGAAGGACTCAAATCTACTTACGAGAAGCATCATGAGATAAAAATCGAAGATGATGCCTTAAGGACAGCCGTCGACCTTAGCGTGAAGTACATAACAGACCGTTATCTTCCGGACAAAGCAATAGATCTTGTTGACGAAGCGGCTTCATTTGTGAGACTTCAAACTGGTTACATGCCCGAAAGACTGAGACTGCTCGACCGCCAGCTAAAGGACCTGGACTCTCAGATAACCTCACTTGCAGAGAAGGGAGAGTATCAGGCAGCTGCAGAATTCAAAACGGAGGCCGAAAGAAAAAGCAGAGAGTTTCGAGAAGAGAAAAAGAAATGGGAATCAGATGAGTCATTTGGAAAGGCCGTAACGCCAACTGTGGTAGCTTCCATAGTTGAACAGTGGACGGGAATTCCGGCCGGCAAGATGCTTCAATCCGAGCGTGAAAAGCTTCGCGACCTAGAATCAATAATCCATGAGAGATTCATGGATCAGGAAGAGGCAGTAAAAATCGTTTCTCAAACAATTAGGCGCGCTAGAGCGGGCTTGAATGCCCCTCACCGACCGTGGGGTTCCTTCTTGTTTGTGGGACCAACCGGTGTAGGAAAGACTGAGCTTGCCAAGAGACTCGCTTTCATCCTTTTCGGCAGCGAGGATGCAATGATCAGGATCGACATGTCGGAATATATGGAGAAACACACCGTCTCCAGGCTTGTCGGTGCGCCTCCTGGTTATGTTGGATACGAAGAAGGAGGTCAACTAACCGAAGCAGTTAGGAGGAGACCTTACTCGGTTGTGCTTATCGACGAGGTTGAAAAGGCACACAAAGAGGTGCACAATGTGCTGCTCCAAGTCATGGACGACGGACGTCTAACTGATGGAAAAGGAAAGACGGTATCATTTTCAAACACAATAGTAATCATGACCAGCAATGTGGCTTCGGAACAACTGGCGACTATTGCCGACAAGGACCAAGCCCATGCAGTTGTGGAAGAAGGTCTACGTAGAGCCTTTAGACCTGAGTTCATTAACAGATTGGATTCCGTTGTGCTCTTCCGGCCTCTAGATGAAAAAGCTATGGAAGGTATCGTCAAAATGAGGATATCGGAAATGGAGAGAAGGCTTTCAGAACAGAGAATTTCTGTCGAAATAAGCAAGGAAGCGCTCGGGTATCTGGCAAGAGAAGGTTATGACAGGGAATATGGTGCCAGGCCGGTTCGAAGGTTGATTGAGAAATCGGTAGAGGGGCCGATTGCCGATATGATAATCGACGGATCTCTGGAGGAAGGGATGAAAGTGATAATTGAGTCAGATACTTCAGAAATTTCAATAAGAGCCGAAAAAGGATCCGAGAGATAGCTCCTTCCGATCCTCGTTGCCGGCAATGATGTTATCATTTTCGTAGGAGGTGTTCAATGGACAAAATCTTCTTCACTTACAAGATCCCTGATGAAGGCACTCTTCTACTAAGGAAATTCGATGTTGAAGTGAACACGGAGGACAGGTTTCTTCAAAAAGAAGAGATTATTCAGAGAGCTAAAGATGCGGCGGCGCTTGTGACATTGTTATCAGACAAGGTTGACGCCGAGGTTCTAGAATCACTTCCAAGACTAAAGGTAATAGCAAACTACGCTGTCGGATACAACAATATCGACATCAATGAAGCACGTAAGAGGGGCATAAGAGTAACGAACACACCTGAAGTGCTCACCGATGCCACGGCGGATTTGACGTTGTCATTAATGTTGGCCACCAGCAGAAGAATTTTGGAAGCTGACAGGTTTGTCAGAGAGCACAGATTTGTTGGGTGGAAACCGGACCTGTTCACCGGTCCCTCTCTTTCGGGAAAGACTTTGGGAATAATTGGTCTCGGAAGAATTGGAAAGGCGGTTGCAAGAAGAGCAAAGGCATTTGGAATGAATGTTGTATATTGCAGCAGGAAACCGCTGCTATCGAATGAAGAAGAGAAGCTGGACGTAAGGTATTTAAGCCTTGAAGAGTTGCTAAGAAGCTCTGATTTCATATCTCTTCATGTTCCACTGACAAGAGAGACGTATCACTTGTTAAACGAAAAGAGGCTCTCTATGATAAAAACCGGAGCCATTCTGATAAATACTGCAAGGGGACCTATTGTTAATGAGACAGCTCTTATAGAATCTCTCAGGAGCGGCAGATTGGCCGCTGCAGGTCTAGATGTATACGAAGAGGAACCGGAAGTACCTCAGGAGCTGATTGATCTCTGCAACGTAGTTCTTCTTCCGCATATTGGATCTGCCACGAAGGAAGCAAGAACTGAAATGGCAATAATGGTAGGGAGAAATGTGGCCGCTGTTCTCGAAGGAAAGGAACCTCCAAACCCAGTGGTATGATCATCTCGTTTCAAAATACCATATAGGACCATGATATCTATTCCCAGTCTTGTCGATTGCCACGATCTGCCAGTAATAGACTGTGTCAGGTGAGAGCCTGTCAATGAAGAAGCTATTTGAACTCGTTGTCCCGTAAAGTTGAGGAGTAGGAGATGTTCCAAAGTAGAGATTGTAGCTGACCAGATTGATGAATGGAGATGATCTTAGATCGACTCTTGCTCCGGAATCTTTGTTGGAAATCCATATGTCGATATTGCTCAGTGCAATATTGTTGCTCCTGACAACGACGTCCCAGCCAAGCATTGCGCTACCACCATAGACAAGGGTTCCGTTTTCAATGTTGCTAGTGAAAGTGGCTTCTGGCTGCTGATAAAGCGCGTTTGCAGCGGCCACGATAAACAAGGTGAAGAGAACCGCGAAAAATACTCTTTCCATTGTCTGCACCTCCAAGTGATTGGACTGTGGATTAGACAACAAGGTTTTCAATTCAAAAAAGGAGAGTGGAATCATGAAGGTTAAGAACATTGGTGAAGTCTACAGATGCGAGATATGCGGAAATGTGGTTGAAGTGAAGGAAGCAGGCGGCGGAGAGTTGGTCTGCTGTGGTGAACCTATGAAACTCGTGCAAAAATAAGAGAAGCCCCTTAACGGGGCTCTCTTTTTAGAAATACATATCGAAACCAAGAAGTACTGGAAGAGGCCAGAAGAACAACGAAAACTTGAACCTGTCTGTCATCCTGGTAACATCAATGAAGCTAATCTCCGGAGAGAGCCTCGTCTTGAATTTCTCGGTTGGCTGAAAGAAAGAGTACATGGCCTGCCCTCTCAGCCCAAGGGCAAGCATAAATCTCCTGCCAAACAGGTTGAAAGAGAGATTCTCAACCCCGGTAAGGATGCGCGCATCAATTCCGGCTTCTAGACCGGAGATTTGTCCGAGCGCACCGGAATACGAGACTGTAGGACCAACGTATAACATAGTAGGAGTGAAACTCAAATTCCCGGTTTGAGAAGCATTGAAGACCTCGAACCCCATTCTGTAGTATCCATTTACCGAGAAAATTCCGAAAAGCAAAGGAAAATAGATTACCGAGCCTCCAACGTTGTTGGCATTGAAGTAACTTCCAAAAGATGCTGTGGCAACGATCATAAACGAAATCAGTACTACCGCTATCTTCCGCTTCACTAGACCACCTCCTACATCAATTCTACACGTTCAACTATACATTTCATTGTCCGCCTGAAGAAACCTTAACAAACAAATGCTTACTTGTCACCGTTTCCTGGAGGAGCGTAAATGGGATTCCCTTGTTTCCTTTAGGTTCTAGAATCTTCCATCATTGGTCATTCCTTTCTGATTGTCAACCGAGTATACCTTACACAAAAGGAATTTCATCTTCAAGAAACGGATACAGAAATAGTTGATCATAGTACCATATACTTGCTGGAGGTTGATCAATGGGCGAAGTCATTCTTTCCAGAAAAGAGATTTTCTCCTCCCTAGAAGAAGCAGTTAAGAACAGAGGTACAGTCATGGACAACGGTATTTTGAGGGTGGATTCCTTCTTGAATCATCAGATTGACCCGATGCTCATGAAGAGTGCAGGTGACTTGATTGCTGGATTTTTCAGAAGCTGTGGAGTGACAAAGGTTTTGACTGCTGAGAGTTCAGGAATTGCCCCCGCTTTAATGGCCGCCATCAGTCTGGGAGCTCAGCTGGTTTTCGCGCGAAAGCGGAGACCGATAACTATGCAAAGATATTTGAGCGAATCCGCTCCTTCACACACCAAGGGTGGGATTGTGGAACTGAACATCTCCCTGGACTATCTCGGAAGTGAGGACAGAGTAATCATTGTTGATGACTTTCTTGCAAGTGGTAAGACAATAGAGGCTCTGGCCAGACTTTCGAACAAGACAGGAGCTTCTCTTGTAGGCTTTGCAGCAGTAATTGAAAAGACTTTCGAAGAAGGACGGTCATTACTTGAAAAGTTCAGTGTTCCGATTCTCGGAATAGTAAAAATCTCTTCACTCGACCCACTTTCTTTTGTGGAAAATGAAATCTAGAAGCTAGAGCTAAACTGAGCGCCGAAGTTTATGAAAGAAAGAGACAGTCGATTCTGATCGAAAGAGTTCGTCACGGACCAGTATCTGGAACCAACTCTGATGTAGTAGAACGGACCTGCAAAGTGAAGTCCTGCAAAAACATCGACGAATCCATTCCCTCTTCCAAGTCCTGTATATATCTCCAGACCAACGAAGACCCGATCGTTCATCTTGAGTCTAATATCAGCTGCAGGTCCGAAAGAGAAATCCGTTAGCTTGTGATCGTACTCTCTTGAACCGGAAAGAGTGATCCGCTTAAATGACAGCCTCCCCTGAACGCCCAGTTGAAGAGAGAAACGATCCAGGTCAGGTAGAATATAACGGTAAGTAAGAGAAATACTATCCTGCCTGAACGCCGATTCATACTGAAAGGGAGTTTCCGTGCCTGTTGCTTCAAACGAGCTGTTTACAGTGAAGTGAGATAGGCTAAATTCCATCAAATGTTCTTGAGAAAACTCATATCCCACAGTCGGAACAAAGTATGCACGAAAGCTATTTCTTTCGAGAAGTTCCGTACTTTCCGAACCTCCCATTTCAAGAGATCCGTTCCATGGCATTGAGACTCCGCTTTCTACCTTGAGCTTGAATTTCGCGGAAGTAAACGCTGTGACTGAAAAAAGAAGTAGTACTAGACATATTCGCCTAAAACTCATGATCTCAATAACCCTCTCTCTATCATCCAGCCAGTAAGCACTCTCACTTTCTCTATTTCAACTCTATAATGCACACTGGCGAGAAGCTCGACTGCCTCTCTTCCTCCAATCACAGCAGCGCCTCCTACAACGAAGTCTGCGATACTTGCGAAATCTATCCCAAGTTCGTCTTTGAGATTCTGAGGAAACGTCTTGATCCATTCAAGACCTAGAGAACTTTCAAAAGCTGGCTCCAGCGGACTCAACGAAGGTAGATTGCCTGAATCGTTGAAGCTCCTTCTCAGTACCTCTCCCTCATAATTCGAGATGAGAAGATCGAACAAGTCGTCACTTCCTTCTCTGCCAGCTATCATTTTCAGGATACGATAAAGCTCACCAATCATTTTTCCCTTGACTTCTAGAAGCAAATCAGGATCAGGCTTAATTAGCTGATCAAGAGTTCTGAGAGCAGAAAGTCCTACCCATTCAAGTTCCGCTTCA comes from Mesotoga infera and encodes:
- a CDS encoding ATP-dependent Clp protease ATP-binding subunit codes for the protein RVIQIVGRKTKNNPALVGEPGVGKTAIVEGLAQRIVSGDVPEYLNNKSVLALDMGRLVAGTKFRGEFEERMKDIIDSVRKLSGEVILFIDEIHSVVGAGSAEGSMDAANLLKPALARGELQCIGATTLDEYRKYIEKDRALERRFQPVMVDQPTPEETYKILEGLKSTYEKHHEIKIEDDALRTAVDLSVKYITDRYLPDKAIDLVDEAASFVRLQTGYMPERLRLLDRQLKDLDSQITSLAEKGEYQAAAEFKTEAERKSREFREEKKKWESDESFGKAVTPTVVASIVEQWTGIPAGKMLQSEREKLRDLESIIHERFMDQEEAVKIVSQTIRRARAGLNAPHRPWGSFLFVGPTGVGKTELAKRLAFILFGSEDAMIRIDMSEYMEKHTVSRLVGAPPGYVGYEEGGQLTEAVRRRPYSVVLIDEVEKAHKEVHNVLLQVMDDGRLTDGKGKTVSFSNTIVIMTSNVASEQLATIADKDQAHAVVEEGLRRAFRPEFINRLDSVVLFRPLDEKAMEGIVKMRISEMERRLSEQRISVEISKEALGYLAREGYDREYGARPVRRLIEKSVEGPIADMIIDGSLEEGMKVIIESDTSEISIRAEKGSER
- a CDS encoding D-glycerate dehydrogenase — protein: MDKIFFTYKIPDEGTLLLRKFDVEVNTEDRFLQKEEIIQRAKDAAALVTLLSDKVDAEVLESLPRLKVIANYAVGYNNIDINEARKRGIRVTNTPEVLTDATADLTLSLMLATSRRILEADRFVREHRFVGWKPDLFTGPSLSGKTLGIIGLGRIGKAVARRAKAFGMNVVYCSRKPLLSNEEEKLDVRYLSLEELLRSSDFISLHVPLTRETYHLLNEKRLSMIKTGAILINTARGPIVNETALIESLRSGRLAAAGLDVYEEEPEVPQELIDLCNVVLLPHIGSATKEARTEMAIMVGRNVAAVLEGKEPPNPVV
- a CDS encoding desulfoferrodoxin FeS4 iron-binding domain-containing protein, producing the protein MKVKNIGEVYRCEICGNVVEVKEAGGGELVCCGEPMKLVQK
- the xpt gene encoding xanthine phosphoribosyltransferase gives rise to the protein MGEVILSRKEIFSSLEEAVKNRGTVMDNGILRVDSFLNHQIDPMLMKSAGDLIAGFFRSCGVTKVLTAESSGIAPALMAAISLGAQLVFARKRRPITMQRYLSESAPSHTKGGIVELNISLDYLGSEDRVIIVDDFLASGKTIEALARLSNKTGASLVGFAAVIEKTFEEGRSLLEKFSVPILGIVKISSLDPLSFVENEI